In Caldicellulosiruptor obsidiansis OB47, a single window of DNA contains:
- a CDS encoding glycosyl hydrolase 53 family protein, whose amino-acid sequence MKRVFAIFILLIFVISFAFPLLSTKVFAQNSAQVKKQIGIKVDPIGPNIAVGKNIFSDSEATTNPATLANDGDETTFWSAQDAGIHWLKIDLGDVYANLFATEIVFNGNGSYQYKIEYSIDDNRWTVLVDKSNNIDTSQTQYDKFIPPASGIRYIRVTITSTPNNQPASIKEFKVYKMVDDTFIKGADVSMLKQIEDCGGKFYLNGVQMDALEILKYFGVNWIRLRIWNHPYYTEDKSQPMGGGNCDAENMLVIAKRAKGLGMKLLLDFHYSDFWADPGKQDKPRAWANLSFDQLKQAVYQYTYDVIKMYKDQGALPDMVQVGNEVNGGMLWPDGKTWGEDAGGYDNFAELLKAGIRGVRDAAGPDNQVKIMIHLANGGDNELYRRVFDNLTQRGVEFDVIGLSYYPYWHGKLSDLIYNMNDISKRYNKEVVIAETAYAYTLENGDGLNNIFGTREAATAGYEPSVQNQALVIRNIANAVAQVPGGKGLGIFYWEPDWIPVEGAGWKTGEGNGWDNQAMFDFNGNALDSLYVFKMLNNIMIVDYKPVVVGTAPGEMPKLPVKITAVLSNGLTKEVDVTWDSIDPSEYAQTGSFEVCGHVEGSEVTPVAKVKVANLIQNSGFEDDLNGWNVEGQTGAANANSSAPVRSGNKKLNIWYGSPYNLVISQTITGLGQGKYTFKAWFVNTGSAQKRDIVIKDYGGQEIKIQIPQSAAWDAWTPAEINDINVTTGKCTISFEIAADSGFWCAIDDVLFYRQDPDIEKNIVSVQRLDITTEVGQKPQLPPTVMVVYDDDTSSEANVTWEAIDESKYSAIGEFTVTGVVEGTTLKAYAKVKVINSKNLVKNYSFEEGLKYWISEGNTNAVKTESGGHSGGTQLTHWSDKPYKAVTYQTIENIPNGIYIFRAFANGGGGQNANYLFVKDYGGEELRINMPTKWVAEWHKMVIANIKVTTGRVTIGLYSDSENAGGTWCNLDDVEFFKVADREFEISNASLQKDKGLIASVTVKQSEGIQHDGKEVVVFELLKGTTPISIVAVEKDIVGVEDFKAYFNVNDYLSTDYRVKVFVFDKFDTSLTTPNSLAEPIELR is encoded by the coding sequence ATGAAAAGAGTGTTTGCCATTTTTATATTGCTCATTTTTGTCATTTCTTTTGCTTTTCCTTTGTTGTCAACCAAGGTCTTTGCACAGAATTCAGCTCAGGTAAAGAAGCAAATTGGGATAAAAGTTGACCCAATTGGTCCTAATATAGCTGTAGGCAAAAATATTTTTTCTGACAGTGAAGCTACAACAAATCCGGCAACCCTTGCAAATGACGGTGATGAGACTACTTTTTGGAGTGCACAGGATGCAGGCATTCATTGGCTGAAGATTGATTTGGGAGATGTTTATGCAAATCTCTTTGCAACCGAAATAGTTTTTAATGGTAATGGGAGCTATCAGTATAAAATTGAATATTCAATAGATGACAATAGGTGGACAGTATTAGTAGACAAATCAAATAATATTGACACTTCACAAACGCAGTATGACAAGTTCATACCACCTGCCTCAGGGATAAGATATATCCGTGTCACAATCACCTCAACACCAAACAATCAGCCAGCTTCAATAAAGGAGTTCAAGGTATACAAAATGGTTGATGATACTTTCATAAAGGGCGCAGATGTATCAATGCTAAAACAAATAGAAGATTGTGGCGGTAAGTTCTATTTGAACGGAGTCCAGATGGATGCACTTGAGATTTTGAAATATTTTGGAGTTAACTGGATAAGGCTTAGAATATGGAACCACCCATATTATACCGAAGATAAAAGTCAGCCGATGGGTGGAGGAAACTGTGATGCTGAAAACATGCTGGTGATTGCAAAAAGAGCAAAAGGTTTAGGAATGAAACTTTTGCTTGATTTTCATTACAGTGACTTTTGGGCAGATCCAGGAAAACAAGACAAGCCAAGAGCATGGGCAAATCTTTCATTTGACCAGCTAAAACAGGCAGTTTACCAGTATACTTATGACGTCATAAAAATGTACAAAGATCAAGGTGCACTTCCTGACATGGTTCAGGTTGGAAATGAGGTTAATGGCGGTATGCTCTGGCCGGACGGGAAAACATGGGGCGAAGATGCTGGAGGATATGACAATTTTGCAGAGCTTCTAAAGGCAGGGATTAGAGGTGTAAGGGATGCAGCTGGTCCTGATAATCAGGTGAAGATTATGATTCACCTTGCTAACGGAGGGGACAATGAACTATACAGAAGAGTATTTGACAATTTGACGCAGCGTGGTGTTGAGTTTGATGTAATTGGACTTTCATATTACCCATACTGGCATGGAAAACTTAGTGATTTAATCTACAATATGAATGATATTAGCAAAAGATATAACAAAGAGGTAGTTATTGCAGAAACAGCGTATGCATACACTTTAGAAAATGGAGATGGACTGAATAATATCTTTGGCACAAGGGAAGCTGCAACAGCTGGGTATGAGCCATCAGTCCAAAATCAAGCACTGGTTATTAGAAACATTGCAAATGCTGTAGCACAAGTTCCAGGTGGCAAAGGACTTGGCATATTCTATTGGGAGCCAGATTGGATACCTGTTGAAGGTGCTGGCTGGAAGACAGGCGAAGGAAATGGATGGGATAACCAAGCTATGTTTGATTTTAATGGAAATGCTTTGGATTCTCTGTATGTGTTCAAGATGCTCAATAACATCATGATTGTAGATTATAAACCAGTTGTTGTTGGAACAGCTCCAGGTGAAATGCCAAAACTTCCTGTTAAAATCACAGCTGTTTTGAGCAATGGTCTTACAAAAGAGGTTGATGTCACATGGGACAGTATTGACCCGTCAGAATATGCCCAAACTGGTAGCTTTGAAGTTTGTGGGCATGTTGAAGGTAGCGAGGTTACACCTGTTGCAAAAGTAAAAGTAGCAAATCTTATACAAAATTCTGGCTTTGAAGATGATTTGAATGGATGGAATGTAGAGGGGCAGACTGGAGCAGCAAATGCAAATAGTAGTGCACCTGTCCGTTCTGGAAACAAGAAATTAAATATTTGGTATGGATCGCCATACAATCTTGTAATATCTCAAACAATTACAGGCTTAGGGCAAGGCAAGTATACATTTAAAGCATGGTTTGTTAACACTGGTAGTGCTCAAAAACGTGATATTGTAATAAAAGATTATGGTGGGCAGGAAATAAAAATACAAATTCCACAATCAGCTGCATGGGATGCTTGGACACCTGCTGAAATAAATGATATTAATGTGACAACAGGAAAGTGCACAATTTCATTTGAAATTGCTGCTGATTCAGGTTTTTGGTGTGCAATAGACGATGTTCTATTCTATCGCCAGGACCCAGATATCGAAAAGAATATAGTGAGTGTTCAAAGATTAGATATTACAACAGAGGTAGGGCAAAAGCCTCAGCTTCCGCCAACTGTCATGGTGGTTTATGATGATGATACATCCTCTGAGGCAAATGTTACATGGGAAGCTATTGATGAGAGTAAATACTCAGCGATTGGTGAATTTACTGTTACAGGTGTTGTAGAAGGCACAACTCTAAAAGCATATGCCAAAGTAAAGGTTATCAATAGCAAAAATCTTGTAAAAAATTATAGTTTTGAAGAGGGACTAAAGTATTGGATAAGCGAAGGAAATACTAATGCTGTCAAAACTGAAAGTGGAGGGCATTCTGGAGGAACGCAGCTTACTCACTGGAGTGACAAACCTTACAAGGCGGTCACATATCAAACAATCGAAAATATACCAAATGGTATATACATCTTCAGAGCCTTTGCAAATGGAGGCGGCGGCCAGAATGCTAACTACCTGTTTGTAAAAGACTATGGTGGAGAAGAACTGAGAATAAATATGCCGACCAAATGGGTCGCAGAGTGGCACAAAATGGTGATTGCAAACATTAAAGTTACCACTGGACGTGTTACAATAGGGCTTTATTCAGATTCAGAGAATGCAGGAGGTACATGGTGCAACCTTGATGATGTTGAATTTTTCAAAGTTGCTGACAGGGAATTTGAAATTTCAAATGCAAGTCTGCAAAAAGATAAAGGACTTATTGCAAGTGTTACGGTAAAACAATCAGAAGGTATTCAGCATGATGGCAAAGAAGTTGTAGTGTTTGAACTATTAAAAGGGACAACTCCTATTTCAATTGTTGCTGTTGAAAAGGATATAGTAGGAGTTGAAGACTTTAAGGCTTACTTTAATGTAAATGATTATCTGAGCACTGACTACAGGGTAAAAGTATTTGTATTTGACAAATTTGACACAAGCCTTACTACTCCAAATAGTCTTGCTGAGCCTATTGAGCTTCGATGA
- a CDS encoding S-layer homology domain-containing protein — protein MKKGTRIASGILLVFVFLFSLLSVGFSAQEVILNSIPDKSPGEDVVISGQTVFDEIVVKVLRPNSTMLYINTVKGKNFSDKFTLPADSPEGTYTVVAGKGSVVDIKTFNVVKKQSSLPSSSSEVLIPNIKEAEKQVGAQSSQKEDIKQTDKTALPEITIDNSGIIRPKISQLSEERLDVKLDESSVTKALQMQVSKKKILTLDLKISKPLVQYNIALPSRVFTASFDIQEVLVNTDELSLKLPADLLKEKNIDNNKQIEILIKKVENSNIPSEIRTAVGKRPIYEIGFYQDLKKLNVERPTNSIKISIAYTPGVEELSGIENLVMLHINDDGKAEVVSNSKYVANSKRMVANVNSFSKFAVGYISKKFDDLKNYSWAEKAVSSLATRNIISGADQNSFRPQEYIKRGEFVKWLVNALGLDAQYSSNFEDVKKDSIYWREVAIAKALGIAKGYANKFKPEDYITREDMMVLVVRALEVANKPMVKTKSSLATKFYDSSDISSYAQDSISVLVANDLIKGNSKNQILPRKFATRAEAAQLLFRIFFKWE, from the coding sequence ATGAAAAAAGGAACAAGGATAGCTTCAGGTATTTTGCTTGTTTTTGTGTTTTTATTCTCCTTATTATCTGTAGGATTTTCTGCCCAGGAAGTTATTTTAAATTCCATACCTGATAAAAGTCCAGGTGAAGATGTTGTAATTTCTGGGCAAACAGTGTTTGATGAGATTGTTGTCAAAGTATTGAGACCAAATTCTACCATGCTTTATATAAATACAGTGAAGGGGAAAAATTTCAGTGACAAATTTACTTTACCAGCAGACTCGCCAGAGGGTACTTATACGGTTGTGGCTGGTAAAGGTTCTGTTGTGGATATAAAAACTTTCAATGTAGTAAAAAAACAATCATCTTTACCCTCTTCCTCCTCTGAGGTTTTAATACCTAATATCAAAGAAGCTGAAAAGCAGGTAGGTGCGCAATCATCTCAAAAGGAAGATATTAAACAAACTGATAAGACTGCTTTGCCTGAAATTACAATTGATAATAGTGGGATAATTAGACCCAAAATATCTCAGCTATCAGAGGAAAGGTTAGATGTTAAATTAGATGAGTCTTCAGTAACAAAAGCACTGCAGATGCAAGTGTCAAAGAAAAAAATTTTAACGTTAGATTTGAAAATAAGTAAACCTTTAGTGCAGTACAATATTGCGCTTCCATCGAGAGTATTTACAGCTTCTTTTGATATACAGGAAGTTTTAGTTAATACAGATGAATTAAGCTTGAAACTTCCAGCTGACTTATTAAAGGAAAAGAACATAGACAATAACAAGCAAATTGAGATATTGATAAAAAAAGTGGAAAATTCTAATATACCTTCAGAGATTCGCACGGCAGTTGGAAAAAGACCAATATATGAAATTGGGTTTTATCAAGATTTGAAAAAGTTGAATGTTGAAAGACCTACAAATTCTATAAAAATATCTATTGCTTATACTCCTGGAGTAGAAGAGCTGAGCGGTATTGAAAACTTGGTAATGCTGCATATAAATGATGATGGGAAAGCAGAGGTTGTATCAAATAGCAAATATGTTGCTAATTCTAAACGTATGGTTGCGAATGTAAACAGTTTTAGCAAGTTTGCAGTGGGATATATTAGCAAAAAATTTGACGATTTGAAGAATTATTCGTGGGCTGAAAAAGCTGTGTCTTCCCTGGCCACGAGAAATATAATAAGTGGTGCTGACCAAAATAGTTTTAGGCCTCAAGAATATATAAAGCGTGGAGAGTTTGTCAAGTGGCTGGTAAATGCTCTTGGTCTTGATGCTCAGTATTCTTCAAACTTTGAAGATGTTAAAAAAGATAGTATCTACTGGCGTGAAGTTGCAATTGCAAAAGCACTTGGCATTGCAAAGGGTTATGCGAATAAGTTTAAACCAGAAGATTATATAACAAGGGAAGATATGATGGTTCTTGTAGTAAGAGCGTTGGAGGTTGCAAACAAACCAATGGTAAAAACAAAAAGTAGCCTTGCAACTAAATTTTATGATTCATCTGATATATCTTCGTATGCTC